The Montipora capricornis isolate CH-2021 chromosome 1, ASM3666992v2, whole genome shotgun sequence genome contains a region encoding:
- the LOC138055780 gene encoding uncharacterized protein — MYKWFTSCLLAPVDQHLEHYGLMEGQQRGAKSGCFGTMDNLLIDRAVMLDCQRGKRNLSMAWIDVRKAYDSVDHDWLCAMTDVHRLPIWLAWRLRATEGYRLSKPVGVKVTDLLYIDDLKVFAASESKLNRVLKETRGAMQDIGLHWNQKKCSVVHVKRGAQVLDESGMRMDETTTITDLGEGKHYKFLGVLENVRQDERLALACAAKEYLRRISIIWSSPLSDCNRVQATNQYALPVLRYLMWTQHWSLSELRGVDRAARKIIVENGGKHPASLTSLLYLPSEKGGRGLQSVEHEYKITKIKSLLKLYQNSDQTVGAVREFEEHAMASGHQSLVKEAAKFAEELNITLQLDILNPVCVTTEGKVVTAARAGNLLKKSQEMQFLEIAKEKRWQGKLFRIRWDDDSLSITSCFAWLKGWATCPTYTIAGMYELYEQLLPTKLYTKEKTQTSTDGEVLCRLCGKVAESVAHVLAGCSSLAQTKYLYRHNAALKILFFELLREHELIEEVPPWYSPAMPKPAYQNTTSEAFWDIPIYAEHNEVRANRIDARLVSHERKEVYTIEMSCPWIESRAKKDEEKTLKYGPMMWELKQRYNGYRVEQYNIIIDVLGGYSKHLEKSERATSLLESQAAVDEIICRTVEYHEHRVESGGSACEFLIAPKEPKQIDHAGNTEVASLGFQSSKKSDTKTGKASSFSSKERVKAAARELDTPKLRVEQLKEKALLAEERERNIASKARR; from the exons ATGTATAAGTGGTTTACATCTTGCCTCCTGGCACCTGTTGACCAACACCTTGAACATTATGGCCTGATGGAAGGCCAGCAGAGAGGAGCAAAATCAGGGTGTTTTGGTACGATGGATAACTTGCTAATCGATAGAGCAGTAATGCTGGATTGCCAGAGAGGCAAACGGAACTTAAGCATGGCATGGATTGACGTGCGCAAGGCTTACGACTCCGTCGACCATGATTGGCTATGCGCAATGACTGACGTGCACAGGCTTCCCATCTGGCTGG CGTGGCGCCTGCGGGCAACGGAGGGATACCGGTTATCCAAGCCTGTAGGAGTCAAAGTCACCGATCTCCTGTATATCGACGACCTGAAGGTCTTTGCTGCCTCCGAGAGCAAGCTGAaccgagtgctgaaggaaactAGAGGAGCGATGCAGGATATTGGCCTTCACTGGAATCAGAAAAAGTGCTCAGTGGTACACGTGAAGAGAGGAGCCCAAGTGTTAGACGAGTCTGGTATGAGGATGGACGAGACAACTACCATCACGGATCTTGGGGAGGGAAAACACTACAAGTTCCTGGGGGTTCTGGAGAACGTTCGGCAGGATGAACGGCTGGCTTTAGCGTGTGCAGCTAAAGAGTATCTACGCAGGATATCTATTATATGGTCCAGCCCCCTATCTGATTGTAACCGTGTACAGGCAACTAATCAGTATGCACTCCCGGTGCTGCGGTATTTAATGTGGACACAACATTGGTCTCTATCAGAGTTAAGAGGTGTGGATAGAGCAGCTCGGAAGATCATAGTTGAGAACGGTGGCAAGCACCCAGCTAGCCTAACCTCTTTGTTATACCTACCGAGTGAGAAAGGGGGTCGAGGCCTGCAATCAGTCGAACACGAGTATAAGATCACCAAAATCAAATCGCTACTGAAATTGTATCAGAATTCGGACCAGACTGTGGGAGCAGTTAGAGAATTTGAAGAACACGCCATGGCATCAGGTCACCAGTCGCTTGTAAAGGAAGCAGCCAAGTTCGCTGAAGAACTTAACATCACACTTCAGCTTGATATCCTAAATCCCGTGTGTGTTACAACGGAAGGAAAGGTGGTGACTGCAGCTAGAGCTGGGAATCTGCTGAAGAAATCTCAAGAGATGCAGTTCTTGGAGATCGCTAAAGAAAAAAGGTGGCAAGGAAAGTTATTCCGTATCAGATGGGACGATGATAGCCTAAGCATAACCAGCTGCTTTGCATGGCTAAAAGGTTGGGCTACATGCCCTACATATACCATCGCGGGCATGTATGAGCTATATGAGCAGTTGTTACCTACGAAGCTCTACACAAAGGAAAAGACGCAAACCTCCACCGACGGTGAAGTCCTATGCAGGTTATGTGGGAAGGTAGCTGAGAGCGTTGCACATGTATTGGCTGGATGTTCCTCCCTGGCACAAACCAAGTACCTATACAGGCATAATGCAGCCTTgaagattctgttttttgagCTCCTCCGAGAGCATGAGTTGATAGAAGAGGTTCCACCATGGTACTCACCGGCGATGCCAAAACCAGCCTACCAGAACACCACGAGTGAAGCGTTTTGGGATATTCCCATCTATGCAGAGCACAACGAAGTAAGAGCAAATCGGATAGACGCGCGTCTTGTCAGCCACGAGAGGAAAGAAGTTTACACAATTgaaatgagctgcccatggATTGAGAGTAGAGCCAAGAAAGATGAGGAAAAGACGCTCAAGTATGGTCCCATGATGTGGGAGCTGAAGCAGAGATACAATGGTTACAGGGTTGAACAGTACAACATAATAATTGACGTATTGGGTGGTTATTCTAAACACCTAGAGAAGTCG GAGAGAGCCACATCGTTGTTAGAATCCCAAGCAGCAGTAGATGAGATTATCTGTAGAACTGTTGAGTACCATGAACACAGAGTAGAGAGTGGTGGATCTGCATGTGAGTTTCTAATTGCACCCAAAGAACCAAAACAAATCGATCATGCCGGTAACACGGAAGTCGCCAGTCTTGGTTTTCAGAGCAGCAAGAAAAGTGATACTAAAACAGGTAAGGCAAGTTCATTCTCGTCTAAAGAAAGGGTAAAGGCAGCTGCAAGGGAACTTGATACACCTAAATTAAGAGTAGAGCAGCTAAAGGAAAAAGCTCTGTTAGCGGAAGAAAGAGAACGAAATATTGCTTCTAAAGCGAGAAGATGA
- the LOC138055791 gene encoding uncharacterized protein encodes MADLEEQSLNGRNARAGRIRWSEQMNSDLLDCKRQALLLAKSENPPVKDNGRRKGYMELMKELWDQMGHEDLGLTKQNLRDQAARLEKSLGSVTSTIIDGIKAKRGGDNAEGVLNNRHQIAINADQEEPDLHTTLSQYQQCDNDDLFSQPDLHTTLTQDQEMCRLLEPANGIMEIISTHPGDYSQRDIDNRTKETPSPKELEEINQAVKLLMERYEVTPTQSPFGFLWLANCVLYSVVCAFLLMKGWKKQGPIKAERSQDRKEKLKRIYDQEAGKIRKQLSIAKAEIERLKENRKITKKGRKNRCQLQKECKTISVAGLVSYMEKKKSELRKLKRGFDRKKKQEVSRVINQQFNTVPGRVFANLSEMLKRDPENERPRYKDPGKRARDDSRMFENIEEASGFWRELWEERGTGNKNVAWLQEVKIAIYEQVPPPTASEWALEVAEAVKVLSKKRNWSAPGPDKITNFWWKHAGTLHKGVVESFKEVSKSDED; translated from the coding sequence ATGGCAGATCTTGAAGAGCAATCACTAAACGGGAGGAATGCGAGAGCGGGAAGGATAAGATGGTCGGAACAAATGAACAGCGACCTGTTGGATTGCAAGCGGCAAGCGCTATTACTCGCAAAATCGGAGAATCCGCCAGTTAAGGATAATGGAAGACGAAAGGGGTATATGGAACTTATGAAAGAACTATGGGATCAAATGGGACACGAAGATCTGGGGCTCACGAAGCAGAATTTGCGAGACCAAGCCGCTCGACTTGAAAAATCCTTAGGCAGCGTAACTAGTACTATTATTGATGGAATAAAAGCGAAGAGAGGTGGAGATAACGCAGAAGGGGTCTTAAATAACAGACACCAAATAGCAATAAATGCTGATCAAGAAGAACCGGATTTGCATACAACCCTGTCCCAATATCAACAGTGTGACAATGATGACCTTTTCTCACAACCAGATTTGCATACAACTTTAACCCAAGATCAAGAAATGTGTAGATTGTTAGAGCCAGCAAACGGGATAATGGAAATAATTAGCACCCACCCTGGGGACTATTCCCAACGTGACATTGACAACAGGACAAAAGAAACACCATCACCAAAAGAATTGGAAGAAATCAACCAAGCGGTTAAGTTATTGATGGAGCGCTACGAGGTAACACCAACGCAGAGCCCGTTTGGTTTTCTGTGGTTAGCTAATTGCGTTCTTTACTCGGTGGTTTGCGCGTTTTTGTTGATGAAAGGTTGGAAAAAACAAGGGCCAATAAAGGCAGAGAGATCGCAGGACAGAAAGGAAAAGCTTAAAAGAATTTACGACCAGGAGGCGGGGAAGATCAGAAAGCAATTGTCAATCGCGAAAGCGGAAATCGAGAGGTTGAAAGAAAACAGGAAGATCacgaaaaaaggaaggaaaaataggTGTCAGCtccaaaaagaatgcaaaaccATTTCTGTGGCAGGTTTGGTTAGCTACATGGAGAAAAAAAAGTCGGAGCTCCGAAAGTTAAAACGTGGGTTTGACaggaaaaagaaacaagagGTCTCGCGTGTAATTAACCAACAGTTTAACACGGTCCCTGGTAGAGTGTTTGCGAATTTGAGTGAGATGTTGAAGAGGGACCCAGAGAATGAGCGACCAAGATATAAAGATCCTGGAAAACGTGCTCGAGATGATTCGCGAATGTTTGAAAACATTGAAGAGGCGAGCGGGTTTTGGAGAGAGTTGTGGGAGGAGAGAGGGACTGGGAATAAGAACGTGGCCTGGTTGCAGGAAGTAAAGATCGCGATCTACGAGCAAGTACCACCACCAACGGCCAGCGAATGGGCTCTTGAAGTAGCGGAAGCGGTCAAAGTCCTGTCCAAGAAGCGCAACTGGAGCGCGCCAGGGCCTGATAAAATTACTAACTTTTGGTGGAAACATGCTGGCACCCTGCACAAGGGTGTGGTCGAGAGCTTCAAAGAAGTTTCTAAAAGCGACGAAGATTAA